Part of the Sphingopyxis lindanitolerans genome is shown below.
CGGCGGTTCCAGTAGCGCGACAAGCGGGACTTCCAGAGCATTTGCGATGGCGGCGATTGTTTCGAGCGACGGGTTTCCCTTACCGGCTGTAACGTCAGATACGAAGGACACAGACAGCCCCGCGTTCTCCGCGAGGTCTTTTTTCTTGAGCCGTCTTAAGGCCAAGAAGCGGTTAATGTTAATCGCGAGAACCTTCCGATACACAGGTTCGGTTTCTTTCTTCCGCAAGGGGGTTGGTTTTAGCCGCTAAAATTCCGGGTAGCTGCGGAGGATATGCCGGAGCGCGCGAGAAAGGAAGCGGTATGACGCCGAATATGATTGTTTATAGCATCATTTTTGGACGAGCCGGGCCGAGCGCGCGAGCGCGCATAACGGGTGGCAGCGAACGGATTGAAAGAAGAAAGTGACGCGCGAGAGACAAGATCAGGCTTCCGCGTAATTCTCTTTGGCGTCCATTCCGTAAATGCTCGCAGGATCGAGCGCAGGCCCCAAGATGCTAATTGCCGATCAGATCGCGGCGACCAATTTTGAAAATTACGGCTGTAGCGCG
Proteins encoded:
- a CDS encoding helix-turn-helix domain-containing protein; this encodes MRKKETEPVYRKVLAININRFLALRRLKKKDLAENAGLSVSFVSDVTAGKGNPSLETIAAIANALEVPLVALLEPPPIGTDGWDASLADTLSKEDKKLGLPPGYKRVSAIVTDHQAFQIAQWHKAAHAKLRRS